In candidate division WOR-3 bacterium, one DNA window encodes the following:
- the purB gene encoding adenylosuccinate lyase — MIERYKIKEIEEIWSEENKLKLWLKIEILTIEGFEKNGILPKGISDRIKKKNIIITPLEVKEREKITNHDVAAFVDVLEKKVGEDIAPFVHFGLTSSDLIDTTIAIQMRDTLKIVLNRLKILEKILENKIRENKGILIAGRTHGMFAEPMTLTHKFLSYLSEAKRNEKRLKEIIKEVSFGKISGSVGNYLHVPPEVEFYVLKKLNLKPEPVSTQIVPRDRHVLFLFGLVLIGNFLERLATEIRLLSRTEVRELSEPFSEGQKGSSSMPHKKNPVISERICGLARLLRGYLISILENTNLWHERDISHSSTERIVLPDASHLIVYMLEKMIYILENLIINKEKIKENFKKYEKELFSQEFLYFLLKKGKKRSEAYEHVQKKIFEGKIPVDEEDFEKLKEEVYNKLIEIEKKMINRLL, encoded by the coding sequence ATGATTGAAAGGTACAAAATAAAAGAAATTGAAGAAATATGGAGTGAAGAAAATAAACTGAAATTATGGCTTAAAATTGAGATCCTTACAATAGAAGGATTTGAGAAAAATGGGATTTTGCCAAAGGGTATATCAGATAGAATTAAAAAGAAAAATATTATAATAACACCCTTAGAGGTTAAAGAGAGAGAAAAAATAACAAATCATGATGTTGCTGCTTTTGTCGATGTTCTTGAAAAAAAAGTAGGTGAAGATATAGCACCTTTTGTTCATTTTGGTTTAACCTCTTCGGATCTTATTGATACTACAATTGCCATTCAGATGAGGGATACATTAAAAATTGTTTTGAATAGACTAAAAATTTTAGAAAAAATTCTTGAAAATAAGATAAGGGAAAACAAGGGAATTTTAATAGCAGGTAGAACACATGGAATGTTTGCCGAGCCAATGACTCTTACTCACAAGTTTCTTTCTTATCTTTCAGAGGCGAAGAGAAATGAAAAAAGATTAAAGGAAATAATTAAGGAAGTTTCCTTTGGAAAAATTTCTGGATCAGTTGGAAATTATCTTCATGTTCCACCTGAAGTTGAATTTTATGTTTTAAAAAAACTTAATTTAAAACCAGAACCAGTTTCTACACAGATAGTTCCAAGGGATAGGCATGTTCTATTCCTTTTCGGTCTTGTTCTAATAGGTAATTTTCTTGAAAGGTTGGCAACTGAGATAAGGCTTCTTTCAAGAACAGAAGTTCGTGAATTAAGTGAGCCTTTTAGTGAGGGTCAGAAGGGTTCATCAAGTATGCCCCACAAGAAAAATCCAGTTATTTCAGAGAGAATATGTGGTCTTGCAAGGCTTTTAAGGGGTTATCTTATTTCTATTCTTGAAAACACTAATTTATGGCACGAAAGGGATATATCCCACTCTTCTACTGAAAGAATTGTTTTACCAGATGCTTCTCATTTAATAGTTTATATGCTTGAAAAGATGATTTATATTTTAGAAAACCTGATAATTAATAAAGAAAAAATAAAAGAAAATTTCAAAAAATATGAAAAAGAACTTTTTTCTCAGGAATTTCTCTATTTTCTATTAAAAAAAGGTAAAAAACGTTCTGAGGCTTATGAACATGTTCAGAAAAAAATATTTGAAGGGAAAATTCCAGTGGATGAGGAAGATTTTGAAAAATTAAAAGAAGAAGTTTATAATAAACTCATAGAAATAGAAAAAAAAATGATTAATAGGTTATTATGA
- the gmk gene encoding guanylate kinase — translation MINLKRKPFIFLISGPSGTGKTTIVRRLMEKFGNELKYSVSYTTREKREGEIEGVDYYYITEEEFKKKIEKGEMIEWTFAYGNYYGTPKEPVLKWLKEGFYVLFDMDSKGLFNLKKHFDDVVSIFLFPPSWEELEKRLSKRHPKEKELVIKRLMEAKEESKMWKFFDYVLVNSDIDYTIKIVEKIYQAEKFKSRLTDLIFEEKI, via the coding sequence TTGATTAATTTAAAAAGAAAACCATTTATATTTTTAATTTCAGGTCCCTCAGGAACTGGAAAAACTACAATTGTAAGAAGGTTAATGGAAAAATTCGGAAATGAACTTAAGTATTCAGTATCCTATACTACACGAGAAAAGAGGGAGGGAGAAATTGAGGGTGTGGATTATTATTATATAACAGAAGAGGAATTTAAAAAAAAGATTGAAAAAGGTGAAATGATAGAATGGACTTTTGCTTATGGTAATTATTACGGAACACCCAAAGAGCCTGTTCTTAAATGGCTCAAAGAAGGTTTTTATGTTTTATTTGATATGGATTCAAAAGGTCTTTTTAATTTAAAAAAACATTTTGATGATGTTGTATCTATATTTCTTTTTCCACCCTCATGGGAAGAGTTAGAAAAAAGATTAAGTAAAAGACACCCAAAAGAAAAAGAACTTGTAATAAAAAGATTGATGGAGGCTAAGGAAGAAAGCAAAATGTGGAAATTTTTTGATTATGTTCTTGTAAATAGTGATATAGATTATACAATTAAAATAGTTGAAAAAATTTATCAAGCAGAAAAATTTAAATCAAGGTTAACGGATTTAATTTTTGAGGAGAAAATATGA
- the panC gene encoding pantoate--beta-alanine ligase, with the protein MEIIKSIKEMQKKSEELRKNGKIIGFVPTMGALHEGHLELMRQVRRKCDVLVVSIFVNPIQFGPKEDYREYPRVFEKDRNLCEKEGVDIIFYPEEREMYPEGFSTYVEVEKLTEALCGRYRPGHFRGVTTVVTKLFNIVKPHIAAFGWKDAQQLIVIKKMVEDLNMDIEILPVETVREKDGLAMSSRNIYLTPEERKESPIIYKSLLLAKKLIEEGERDPEKVIKEMEKFIKENSRLIKIQYIEIVDIKNLSPVKEINGEILIGIACFLGRARLIDNIRIKVD; encoded by the coding sequence ATGGAAATAATAAAATCAATTAAGGAAATGCAGAAAAAATCAGAAGAATTAAGAAAAAATGGTAAAATAATAGGTTTTGTTCCAACAATGGGAGCTCTACATGAAGGGCATCTTGAACTTATGAGACAAGTAAGAAGAAAATGTGATGTTCTTGTTGTTTCAATTTTTGTTAATCCAATACAGTTTGGACCAAAAGAAGATTATAGGGAATATCCAAGAGTATTTGAAAAGGATAGAAATTTATGTGAAAAAGAAGGAGTTGATATAATATTTTATCCTGAAGAAAGGGAAATGTATCCTGAAGGTTTTTCTACATATGTTGAAGTTGAGAAACTTACTGAAGCTCTTTGTGGCAGGTATAGACCTGGTCATTTCAGGGGTGTTACTACAGTTGTTACAAAACTTTTTAATATAGTAAAACCCCATATAGCAGCCTTTGGATGGAAAGATGCACAGCAATTAATTGTTATAAAAAAAATGGTAGAAGACTTAAATATGGATATAGAAATATTACCTGTTGAAACTGTTAGAGAAAAAGATGGACTTGCGATGAGTTCAAGAAATATTTATTTAACCCCTGAGGAAAGAAAAGAATCACCTATTATTTATAAATCTCTTTTACTTGCAAAAAAATTAATAGAGGAAGGAGAAAGGGATCCTGAAAAAGTTATAAAAGAAATGGAAAAATTTATTAAAGAGAATTCAAGGTTAATAAAAATACAGTATATTGAGATTGTAGATATAAAAAATCTATCGCCAGTTAAGGAAATAAATGGTGAAATTCTTATTGGAATAGCCTGTTTCCTTGGAAGGGCAAGATTAATAGATAATATAAGGATTAAAGTTGATTAA